GTGGCGGGACCGGCTCGTCGCGGCCCTGCCGGGCGTGGAGGTCGACCTGTCGGACCCGCAGACCCCGCACGAGTACAGCGGCCGGCAGTACCGGTTCACCGCGGTCGGGGAGTGAGCGGCGATGACCTTCGAATCCCACGCGCGCACCTTCGCCGGTCTTCCGGTCGTCGACGTGCCCGGCGACGGCCCACTGCCCACCGTGGACGGCGAGGTCACCTGGCGGATCGCCTGCTGGGACTACCCGCCGGGCACCCAGGAGGGTGACCTGTCGGCGGAGTTCGCCGACGTCTTCGAGCGGTTCGTCGCCACCGCCGGAGCGTCGGTGCGGTCGCTGGTCGTCGGCGCCTGGGGGTACGCGGCGTTCCACACCGCCCCGATCGCCCAGCTCTGCGCGGCGGCGTCCCGGCTGCCGGCGCTGCGCGCCCTGTTCCTCGGGGACATGACCAGCGAGGAGTGCGAGGTCTCCTGGATGCGGGTGGGCGACGTCAGCCCGCTGCTCGACGCGTACCCGCATCTGGAGGTGCTGCGGGTGCGCGGCGGCGAGGACTTCCGCTTCTCGCCGGTGCGGCACGCGCGGCTGCGCGAGCTGGTGGTGGAGAGCGGCGGGCTGTCCCGGGAGTTCGTCACCGCGGTGCTCGACTCCGACCTGCCCGCCCTGACCGACCTGGAGCTGTGGCTCGGCACCGACGAGTACGGCGGTGACACCGGCGTCGCCGACCTCGCGCCGCTGCTGGCCGGCGAGCGGTTCCCGGCGCTGCGCCGGCTCGGGCTGCGCAACGCGGAGATCGCCGACGACCTCGCCGCCGCGCTCGCCTCGGCGCCGGTGGTACGACGGCTGGCGCGGCTGGACCTGTCCATGGGCACCCTCGGCGACGAGGGGCTGGCCGCCCTGCTGGCCGGTCAGCCGCTGACCCACCTGCGCGAGCTGGACCTGCAGCACCACTTCCTGTCCGAGGAGGCCGCCGCGTCGGTGGCCGCCGCGCTGCCCGGCGTGCGGGTGGACGTGTCGGATCCGCAGGAGCCCGACGAGTACGACGGGGAGAGCTACCGGTACACGGCGGTGTCGGAGTGACATGGAGCTGACCGTCGTCGGCAACCCGGCCAACCGCCGGGTGGAGCTGTTCACCCGGGCGGCGCTGGCCGCCGGGCTGC
This genomic interval from Micromonospora coxensis contains the following:
- a CDS encoding STM4015 family protein, with protein sequence MTFESHARTFAGLPVVDVPGDGPLPTVDGEVTWRIACWDYPPGTQEGDLSAEFADVFERFVATAGASVRSLVVGAWGYAAFHTAPIAQLCAAASRLPALRALFLGDMTSEECEVSWMRVGDVSPLLDAYPHLEVLRVRGGEDFRFSPVRHARLRELVVESGGLSREFVTAVLDSDLPALTDLELWLGTDEYGGDTGVADLAPLLAGERFPALRRLGLRNAEIADDLAAALASAPVVRRLARLDLSMGTLGDEGLAALLAGQPLTHLRELDLQHHFLSEEAAASVAAALPGVRVDVSDPQEPDEYDGESYRYTAVSE